From Paenibacillus polymyxa, the proteins below share one genomic window:
- a CDS encoding helix-turn-helix domain-containing protein yields MENLQLAQRLRAFRKLKGFTQQELADRTGISLTVLGAVERGNRAVDPDMLNIIAQTLEIEVRELTE; encoded by the coding sequence TTGGAAAACTTGCAGCTGGCGCAACGACTCCGCGCCTTTCGGAAGCTAAAAGGGTTCACCCAGCAGGAGTTGGCAGACCGAACGGGCATATCTTTGACTGTATTAGGTGCTGTAGAGCGAGGTAACCGTGCAGTAGACCCAGACATGCTAAACATCATTGCCCAAACGCTAGAGATTGAAGTCCGGGAATTGACGGAATGA
- the folK gene encoding 2-amino-4-hydroxy-6-hydroxymethyldihydropteridine diphosphokinase: MNAHSTSEASEAYIALGANLGEREHTLYEAITALDEHPAIRVLRCSSLYETEPVGYLDQPSFLNMTVAVSTTLAPEELLFYMLDVESRLGRVRHIPNGPRTIDLDLLWMEAEQLATTDLELPHPRMLERAFVLVPLADIVPNQDSSGLYSIVHTALNSVDGKDGIQLWKTCSWRNDSAPFGS, translated from the coding sequence ATGAATGCACATTCGACCTCTGAGGCATCAGAGGCTTATATTGCTTTAGGGGCTAATTTGGGGGAGCGTGAGCATACCCTGTATGAAGCCATTACCGCACTGGACGAACATCCGGCGATACGAGTGCTACGCTGCTCCAGTCTGTATGAAACAGAGCCTGTTGGATATCTGGATCAGCCTTCTTTTTTGAATATGACGGTAGCCGTATCGACAACACTTGCTCCAGAGGAGCTTTTGTTTTATATGCTGGACGTGGAGAGTCGTCTGGGAAGGGTAAGACATATTCCTAACGGTCCACGAACCATTGATCTGGACTTGTTGTGGATGGAAGCGGAACAACTGGCTACGACGGATTTGGAGCTTCCTCACCCTCGTATGTTGGAGCGTGCTTTTGTGCTGGTTCCCTTGGCTGACATTGTTCCGAACCAAGATTCGTCCGGTCTGTACAGTATCGTGCATACTGCATTGAATTCTGTGGATGGAAAGGACGGCATACAGCTTTGGAAAACTTGCAGCTGGCGCAACGACTCCGCGCCTTTCGGAAGCTAA
- the folB gene encoding dihydroneopterin aldolase, protein MDKMKLHRMEYYGYHGVFPEERKLGQRYYIDLELELDLREAGEQDALDKTVNYAEVHYTVKDIVEKESYQLIEALGERIASSLLDTYTSVNALTVKVTKPHPPFDIHFQGVTVELYRARK, encoded by the coding sequence ATGGATAAAATGAAATTGCATCGCATGGAGTATTACGGATATCACGGCGTTTTTCCCGAGGAACGTAAGCTGGGACAGCGTTACTATATTGACTTGGAACTGGAGCTTGATCTGCGTGAAGCAGGGGAGCAGGACGCTTTGGACAAAACGGTTAATTATGCTGAGGTGCATTATACCGTGAAAGATATCGTAGAAAAGGAATCTTACCAATTGATTGAAGCTTTAGGCGAACGTATTGCATCTTCCCTACTGGACACTTATACTAGTGTCAATGCACTGACTGTCAAAGTGACGAAGCCGCATCCGCCGTTTGATATTCATTTTCAGGGTGTGACGGTTGAGCTTTATCGCGCAAGAAAGTAG
- the folP gene encoding dihydropteroate synthase: MNIPTLYERSYQMRDAKLTLGHSTQIMGILNVTPDSFSDGGLHYNPEIAVLHALKLVEDGANIIDIGGESTRPGHEPVGVEEELARVIPVVQAIHRIAPHIPLSVDTYKAEVARQALEAGAHIINDVWGFKADPDMARVAAEFDCPVILMHNRHDRNYTDLVSDMLSDLQESIQLALKAGVRKEQIILDPGIGFAKDYDENIHAMTSLDTLSQLGFPLLLATSRKKFIRTALDLPVDDVVEGTAATVAFGIAQGCQIVRVHDVAQIKRTVRMCDAMVYGSKNPLSYGG; this comes from the coding sequence GTGAATATACCAACTCTTTATGAACGCAGCTATCAAATGAGGGATGCCAAGCTTACACTCGGGCATTCCACCCAGATTATGGGCATACTTAATGTGACCCCGGATTCTTTTTCGGATGGAGGTTTACATTATAATCCAGAGATTGCTGTTTTACATGCACTGAAGCTAGTGGAGGATGGAGCGAATATCATTGATATTGGTGGGGAATCTACCCGTCCGGGTCATGAACCAGTAGGTGTGGAAGAGGAACTGGCTAGGGTCATTCCGGTCGTCCAGGCAATCCATCGTATTGCACCGCATATCCCATTGTCTGTGGATACTTACAAAGCTGAAGTAGCCAGACAGGCGCTTGAAGCAGGCGCACACATCATTAATGATGTGTGGGGGTTTAAGGCAGATCCCGATATGGCACGAGTAGCAGCTGAATTCGATTGTCCGGTCATTTTGATGCATAATCGTCACGACCGTAACTATACCGATTTGGTTTCTGATATGCTGTCCGATTTACAAGAAAGTATCCAATTAGCACTGAAAGCAGGGGTCCGTAAGGAGCAGATCATTTTAGACCCAGGCATCGGTTTTGCCAAAGACTATGATGAAAATATTCATGCCATGACTTCTCTTGATACATTAAGTCAGCTGGGATTTCCGCTGTTGTTGGCTACGTCGCGCAAAAAATTTATCCGTACAGCTCTGGATTTGCCAGTGGATGATGTAGTGGAGGGAACTGCGGCTACCGTGGCCTTTGGGATTGCCCAAGGGTGCCAGATTGTGCGTGTACACGATGTGGCACAAATCAAGCGCACTGTACGTATGTGTGATGCGATGGTGTACGGGTCTAAAAATCCACTGAGTTATGGTGGGTAA
- a CDS encoding aminotransferase class IV, with protein MRYIGVNGVLTEAAKAVIHVSDHGFLYGMGLFETFRTYNGVPFLLDRHLRRLEEGCRMLGIPFQPDKEQLTKHIQHLMVANGLDEAYIRYTVSAGEEALGLPSGDYTQPNHILFAKPLPSTNTQTEQSSAPSALQLLRTPRNTPEGEVRLKSLHYMNNILAKRELQQYAEAVHYKAEGIMLTANGFLAEGIVSNLFFVRNNTLYTPDLATGILPGITREFILELANLRGIPCEQGLYHWDELKQADEIFMTNSIQEIRPVDLLLEPGGVASHLSVPLAQTESITALLLHDYRQKAGMK; from the coding sequence ATGAGATATATCGGAGTCAATGGCGTCCTCACGGAAGCCGCAAAAGCCGTGATTCACGTAAGTGATCACGGCTTTTTATACGGAATGGGCTTGTTTGAGACATTCCGCACCTATAACGGGGTTCCCTTCCTGCTGGATCGGCATCTACGTCGACTGGAGGAAGGCTGCCGAATGCTCGGCATTCCTTTTCAACCGGATAAGGAGCAGCTTACGAAACACATCCAGCATCTGATGGTGGCAAATGGGCTGGATGAAGCCTATATCCGCTACACCGTATCAGCCGGTGAAGAGGCACTGGGCTTGCCATCTGGTGACTACACGCAGCCCAACCATATTTTGTTCGCCAAGCCGCTGCCCTCTACAAATACACAAACCGAGCAGTCCTCAGCGCCTTCGGCGCTTCAGTTGCTACGAACCCCCAGAAATACTCCGGAGGGTGAGGTTCGATTAAAATCGCTCCATTATATGAATAATATTCTTGCGAAGCGGGAACTTCAGCAGTATGCCGAGGCTGTCCATTATAAGGCTGAAGGAATAATGCTTACGGCCAATGGTTTTCTGGCAGAGGGAATAGTTAGCAATCTGTTTTTTGTGCGGAATAATACGCTGTATACCCCTGACTTGGCTACAGGAATTCTGCCAGGCATTACACGTGAGTTCATTTTGGAGTTGGCGAACCTGCGGGGCATTCCATGTGAGCAAGGGTTATACCACTGGGATGAGCTGAAACAGGCTGATGAAATTTTTATGACCAACTCTATACAAGAAATACGACCCGTGGATTTATTGTTGGAGCCGGGAGGCGTAGCAAGTCACTTATCGGTGCCCTTGGCGCAGACCGAGTCCATAACAGCTTTGCTGTTGCATGATTATAGGCAGAAAGCAGGGATGAAGTGA
- the pabA gene encoding aminodeoxychorismate/anthranilate synthase component II gives MILVIDNYDSFTYNLVQYLGELGEEVTVKRNDEIDVKGIEELAPDHILISPGPCTPNEAGISLDVISHFKGRIPIFGVCLGHQAIGQAFGGKVIRADRLMHGKTSPILHHNTSVFEGLPSPFTATRYHSLLVERESLPECLEITAETAEGEIMGLRHKEFAVEGVQFHPESIITDYGHQLLRNFLKRKVGV, from the coding sequence ATGATTTTGGTGATTGATAATTATGATTCATTTACGTACAATCTTGTTCAATATCTGGGTGAACTTGGCGAAGAAGTAACCGTAAAACGGAATGATGAGATTGATGTGAAAGGCATAGAAGAGCTGGCACCAGATCACATTTTGATCTCGCCGGGTCCATGCACGCCGAATGAAGCGGGAATATCGCTGGATGTAATCAGCCATTTTAAAGGCCGGATTCCGATTTTTGGCGTGTGTCTCGGTCACCAGGCCATCGGACAGGCTTTTGGCGGTAAGGTTATCCGGGCTGATCGTCTCATGCATGGCAAAACGTCACCGATTCTCCATCACAATACCTCAGTATTTGAAGGCCTGCCTTCTCCATTTACAGCCACCCGGTATCATTCATTGCTTGTAGAGCGCGAGAGCCTGCCTGAATGTCTAGAGATTACCGCTGAAACCGCAGAGGGTGAAATTATGGGTTTGCGGCATAAAGAATTTGCCGTAGAAGGAGTCCAGTTCCATCCCGAATCCATTATTACGGACTACGGGCATCAACTGTTGCGCAATTTCCTAAAACGCAAGGTAGGCGTCTGA
- a CDS encoding anthranilate synthase component I family protein → MKWTARVTEAQWQTWQKEGWSMLPYIAEYPLPGGGLPPSWRRAWEDSAPYAFLLESAKGGRYTYLALNPVAILEGKGEQAVWTDLQSGEHGAIHGQPLTVMNDWIAPYRAPRVPGMPFFSGGFAGYLGYDVARSLERLPTQAADDTDIPDYVWMRVNELWIYDHETSCLYCAVHMPNPVRLSEFSSQTDLANEVMLNETASILGKHYAEAVQRTERMLTQWKNIIHAGETDPAYPLRCARLSEKGLEAVHQESEGWKTAFSQQDFEHAVKRVQEYIAQGDVFQVNLSIRQQRTLAALPENIYEWLRLLNPSPYMGMLRMPDLRIVSGSPELLVKLEDGRVSARPIAGTRRRGLTPDEDAAMAAELLSSEKERAEHIMLVDLERNDIGRIAEYGSVHVPELLTVEYYSHVMHLVSQVEGKLATGRTAIDVIAATFPGGTITGAPKVRTMEIIEELEPVRRGPYTGSLGWIDYNGNMELNIIIRTLAVQGNTAYLQTGAGIVIDSDPYREYRECRNKARAVMKAVQCGEEEAALSRSGITGG, encoded by the coding sequence ATGAAATGGACAGCTAGAGTGACGGAGGCGCAGTGGCAAACCTGGCAGAAGGAGGGCTGGAGTATGCTTCCCTATATTGCTGAGTACCCATTGCCCGGAGGCGGATTGCCTCCATCGTGGCGGAGGGCTTGGGAGGATTCGGCGCCATATGCTTTCTTGCTGGAGAGCGCTAAAGGTGGAAGATATACGTATCTGGCCTTGAATCCGGTTGCTATATTGGAAGGCAAGGGAGAACAAGCAGTTTGGACTGATTTGCAAAGCGGGGAGCATGGTGCTATACATGGACAACCTTTGACAGTCATGAACGATTGGATCGCCCCTTACCGTGCGCCACGTGTACCTGGCATGCCTTTTTTCTCTGGGGGATTTGCAGGCTACCTGGGCTACGATGTAGCTCGCTCGTTAGAGCGTTTGCCAACTCAAGCTGCAGACGATACCGATATACCTGATTATGTGTGGATGCGGGTGAATGAGCTATGGATTTATGATCATGAAACATCATGCCTATACTGTGCTGTTCATATGCCTAACCCTGTCCGCTTGAGTGAATTCAGTAGTCAGACTGATTTGGCAAATGAGGTTATGTTGAATGAGACCGCATCGATACTTGGCAAGCATTATGCGGAAGCGGTCCAACGTACAGAACGCATGTTGACTCAGTGGAAGAACATTATACATGCGGGAGAGACTGATCCGGCTTACCCTCTTCGTTGTGCTCGGCTGTCCGAAAAAGGATTAGAGGCTGTTCACCAGGAATCTGAAGGCTGGAAAACGGCATTCAGTCAACAAGATTTTGAACATGCTGTGAAACGTGTGCAGGAATACATTGCTCAAGGAGATGTATTTCAGGTGAACTTGTCGATTCGTCAGCAACGTACGCTTGCAGCCCTTCCTGAGAATATATATGAATGGCTTCGTCTGCTGAATCCTTCCCCTTATATGGGGATGCTGCGCATGCCAGATTTGCGGATCGTCAGTGGCTCACCGGAATTGCTGGTGAAGCTGGAAGATGGACGTGTGAGTGCTCGACCTATTGCAGGTACGAGAAGAAGGGGACTAACACCGGATGAAGATGCCGCTATGGCCGCAGAGCTTCTATCAAGTGAAAAAGAACGAGCCGAGCATATTATGCTCGTCGATCTGGAGCGTAACGATATCGGCCGGATTGCTGAATACGGATCGGTGCATGTTCCTGAATTGCTGACGGTCGAATATTATTCGCACGTTATGCATCTGGTTTCTCAGGTTGAGGGGAAGTTAGCCACGGGTCGTACAGCTATAGACGTAATTGCTGCTACCTTCCCGGGTGGAACCATTACCGGAGCTCCTAAGGTGCGTACGATGGAAATTATTGAAGAGTTAGAGCCCGTCCGTCGGGGTCCTTACACGGGGTCCCTTGGATGGATTGACTATAATGGTAATATGGAATTAAATATTATAATAAGAACATTAGCTGTTCAGGGCAATACTGCCTATTTACAGACAGGTGCGGGTATCGTCATTGATTCAGACCCGTACAGAGAATATCGCGAGTGTCGGAACAAGGCCAGAGCTGTCATGAAGGCGGTACAATGTGGGGAAGAAGAAGCCGCTTTGAGCAGGAGCGGTATCACAGGAGGGTGA
- the cysK gene encoding cysteine synthase A — translation MAKVVNNITDLIGETPLVRLNRIVPEDSAEIYLKLEYQNPGSSVKDRIAISMVEEAEREGLLKPGGTIIEATSGNTGIGLAMVAAAKGYKAVIVMPETMSIERRNLLRAYGAELVLTPGSEGMNGSVKKMEELLSENPDYFAAEQFKNKANIKIHRETTGPEIVEAIRSIGGTLDAFIAGIGTGGTISGAGEVLKKEFPDIKIVAVEPASSPLLAGGKPGPHKIQGLGANFIPEILNRDIYDEIFHVENDEAFEVARRVAKEEGILSGISSGAAVHAALNLAKQLGKGKRIVVIIPSNGERYLSTPLYNFEL, via the coding sequence ATGGCTAAAGTTGTTAATAACATCACCGACCTTATCGGGGAGACTCCCCTCGTTCGCCTCAACCGGATTGTACCGGAAGATAGCGCCGAAATTTATTTGAAACTGGAATATCAGAACCCGGGCTCCAGTGTAAAAGACCGTATTGCGATTAGTATGGTGGAAGAAGCTGAGCGTGAAGGTCTGCTTAAGCCGGGCGGTACTATTATTGAAGCAACTAGCGGTAACACAGGAATCGGCTTGGCTATGGTTGCTGCTGCGAAGGGGTATAAAGCAGTAATTGTTATGCCAGAAACGATGAGTATAGAGCGTCGTAATTTGTTGCGTGCTTATGGAGCCGAGCTTGTGTTAACACCTGGCTCAGAGGGTATGAACGGATCTGTTAAGAAAATGGAAGAGCTATTGAGCGAAAACCCGGATTATTTCGCTGCCGAGCAGTTCAAGAACAAAGCTAATATCAAAATTCACCGTGAAACGACGGGTCCTGAGATCGTAGAAGCGATTCGTTCTATTGGCGGCACTCTGGACGCTTTTATAGCAGGTATAGGGACTGGTGGAACTATTTCCGGTGCTGGAGAAGTGCTTAAAAAAGAATTCCCTGATATTAAAATCGTGGCTGTAGAGCCCGCTTCTTCCCCATTGCTAGCAGGCGGCAAGCCAGGACCTCACAAAATTCAAGGGCTGGGTGCCAACTTTATTCCTGAAATTCTAAATCGCGATATCTATGACGAAATTTTTCATGTAGAAAACGATGAAGCTTTCGAGGTAGCGCGTAGAGTGGCCAAGGAAGAGGGCATTTTGTCCGGTATTTCTTCTGGCGCGGCTGTTCACGCGGCCTTGAATCTTGCTAAGCAATTGGGCAAGGGTAAGCGGATTGTTGTCATTATTCCAAGTAATGGCGAACGTTACCTGAGTACACCACTATACAATTTCGAGCTGTAA
- a CDS encoding peptidyl-prolyl cis-trans isomerase, which yields MTTREKGLWTAVIILTVSVAALGGLIMLRGLLKPGDVSKDDGDHTVAEMGQEGISEEQWVAELKKRYGTNTLLQMLNRKAVQAETKRLGIKITQEDLQQVLEQDSKGYDSEHAYFEEMQRQFGLDPVDLRNEAEYRIGLEKIATQGIQVEETEIDEYWEQHPEEFAVGKQIKLAALYVAKAEEAEVLLDRVKQGESFDTLLREHSGSGNLLGEDHSGQLGWVDEYDPYQPEAIMKAARELSSGDVAGPISINDGYAVIYVQDVRLKSSSDKRQIRQQIRRSLALAQAVPLDEVEKSLRDKYGARILSGKEVPSASL from the coding sequence ATGACTACACGGGAAAAGGGATTATGGACAGCTGTCATTATTCTGACCGTTAGCGTCGCCGCCTTGGGTGGTCTTATCATGCTTCGGGGGCTGTTAAAGCCGGGTGATGTAAGCAAGGATGACGGCGATCATACTGTGGCGGAGATGGGTCAGGAAGGCATATCGGAGGAACAGTGGGTAGCGGAACTGAAAAAGCGATATGGAACGAATACGCTGTTGCAAATGTTGAATCGTAAAGCCGTGCAGGCTGAAACCAAGCGTCTCGGTATCAAGATCACCCAAGAGGATTTACAGCAGGTGCTGGAGCAGGATAGCAAAGGGTACGACTCAGAACACGCCTACTTTGAGGAAATGCAGCGACAATTTGGCCTAGATCCGGTTGACTTGCGGAATGAAGCGGAGTACCGAATTGGCTTGGAGAAAATAGCCACGCAAGGTATTCAGGTTGAGGAAACGGAGATTGACGAGTATTGGGAACAGCACCCTGAGGAATTTGCCGTTGGTAAGCAGATCAAACTGGCAGCTCTTTATGTGGCCAAAGCAGAGGAAGCAGAGGTGTTGCTGGATCGGGTTAAGCAAGGAGAAAGCTTCGACACGCTGCTTCGGGAACATTCAGGCTCAGGTAATCTTCTCGGCGAGGATCATAGCGGACAGCTGGGATGGGTGGATGAATATGACCCATATCAACCGGAGGCGATCATGAAGGCGGCAAGAGAACTAAGCTCCGGGGACGTTGCAGGTCCCATCTCCATTAACGATGGCTATGCGGTCATTTATGTACAGGATGTCAGGCTAAAGAGTTCTTCGGATAAGCGGCAGATTCGTCAGCAAATTCGCCGGTCGCTTGCGCTGGCACAAGCCGTTCCTTTGGATGAGGTCGAGAAGAGTCTGCGTGATAAATATGGAGCTCGTATTTTATCTGGGAAAGAGGTACCTTCCGCTTCTCTATAG
- the hslO gene encoding Hsp33 family molecular chaperone HslO translates to MENKQDRLIRGTAMDGRVRAFAVRTTQLVEELRRRHDTYPTATAALGRTLTAGAIMGSMLKGKERLTIQVKGDGPIGQIVVDANAVGEVRGYVTEPHVHLPSNSMGKLDVAGAVGTEGFIHIIKDLGLKEPYRGSIPIISGELGEDFTYYFAKSEQTPSAVGLGVLVDTDNSVIVAGGFIIQLLPGLNDDEITAIENAVGSIPPVTALLDQGLELDEMLRWMLPDVRILDEMDIHFQCECSRERVEKTLISLGESELKQLIEEEGQAEVVCHFCNEAYQFNKDELQNLLDQAKA, encoded by the coding sequence ATGGAAAATAAGCAGGATCGACTTATTCGCGGTACAGCCATGGATGGAAGGGTTAGAGCCTTTGCGGTTCGGACAACTCAATTGGTAGAAGAATTGCGGAGAAGACATGATACTTATCCTACAGCAACTGCTGCTTTGGGACGAACTCTCACAGCAGGTGCAATTATGGGTTCCATGCTCAAAGGCAAAGAAAGACTGACCATTCAAGTCAAAGGTGATGGGCCGATTGGTCAAATCGTCGTGGATGCCAATGCTGTAGGGGAAGTGCGAGGGTATGTTACTGAGCCCCATGTGCATTTGCCAAGCAATAGTATGGGCAAACTGGATGTAGCGGGTGCAGTAGGTACAGAGGGATTTATTCATATCATCAAGGATTTGGGATTAAAAGAGCCGTATCGCGGTAGTATCCCGATTATTTCAGGTGAACTTGGTGAAGACTTTACCTATTATTTTGCCAAATCCGAACAGACTCCGTCAGCGGTGGGTTTGGGTGTGCTGGTAGATACGGATAACTCCGTTATAGTGGCCGGCGGGTTTATTATTCAATTGCTTCCAGGTTTGAATGATGATGAGATTACTGCTATCGAAAATGCAGTCGGCTCCATTCCACCCGTTACCGCTCTGCTGGATCAAGGGCTAGAGCTTGACGAAATGCTGCGTTGGATGCTGCCGGACGTTCGAATCCTTGATGAAATGGATATCCATTTTCAATGTGAGTGCTCACGCGAGCGCGTAGAGAAAACATTGATCAGTCTGGGAGAAAGTGAATTGAAGCAATTGATTGAGGAAGAAGGACAGGCTGAGGTCGTGTGTCACTTTTGTAACGAGGCTTATCAGTTTAATAAGGATGAATTGCAAAATCTGTTAGATCAAGCCAAGGCCTAA
- a CDS encoding type III pantothenate kinase: MILVVDVGNTNIVLGMYEGRELLHHYRISTSRQATADEYGVLIHNLFSMGGVLKDDIQGVIISSVVPPLVRVLEEMCDKYIGKTPLIVGPGIKTGLNLRYENPREVGADRIVNAVAAVERFGGPLVVVDFGTATTFDCIDDKGNYLGGVIVPGIGISTEALYQRASKLPRIELEKPKKVIGRNTVHAMQAGIIFGYAGQVDGIVRRIKEEMQAEPTVIATGGLAELIASETESIQKVLPMLTLEGLRIIYQRNAE, encoded by the coding sequence TTGATTCTTGTAGTGGATGTAGGTAATACCAATATTGTTCTGGGGATGTATGAAGGGCGCGAGCTGTTGCACCACTACCGGATCAGCACTTCCAGACAGGCAACAGCGGATGAATACGGCGTACTCATACATAATCTTTTTAGTATGGGCGGCGTATTAAAGGATGACATTCAGGGAGTTATTATTTCCTCTGTCGTTCCGCCGTTGGTCCGTGTATTAGAGGAAATGTGCGATAAATATATAGGCAAAACGCCGTTAATCGTCGGACCGGGAATCAAGACCGGTCTTAACCTGCGTTACGAGAATCCGCGTGAAGTAGGTGCGGATCGGATCGTGAACGCTGTTGCGGCTGTAGAACGGTTCGGCGGGCCTCTCGTTGTGGTGGATTTTGGAACGGCGACGACGTTTGATTGTATTGACGATAAGGGAAACTATCTGGGTGGAGTCATTGTGCCGGGTATCGGCATTTCGACAGAGGCACTGTATCAACGGGCTTCCAAGCTCCCTCGTATCGAGTTGGAGAAACCCAAAAAGGTTATTGGTCGGAATACGGTCCATGCCATGCAAGCCGGGATTATTTTCGGTTACGCTGGACAAGTGGATGGCATTGTGAGGCGCATTAAGGAAGAAATGCAGGCAGAACCTACAGTTATTGCTACCGGAGGTCTTGCAGAGCTAATCGCATCAGAGACAGAGAGCATTCAGAAAGTGTTGCCGATGTTGACGCTCGAAGGATTACGCATCATTTACCAACGTAACGCCGAATAA
- the nadC gene encoding carboxylating nicotinate-nucleotide diphosphorylase: MTSNSELYGEFSGYQEELTAQIRSWLREDTGSGDVTTRWTIEPGHQSKAVIHAKESGVIAGLPVAELVFRVVDPSLSFTPLVTDGQWIEKGSVLAEVNGSTHAILTGERLALNLLQRMSGIATRTRTFIDQLHGLSTRLVDTRKTTPGHRLLEKYAVRVGGGSNHRFGLYDAVMIKDNHIKGAGGIAQAVSRARAHIPHTMTIEVETENMTQVREALEAGADIIMLDNMSVPDMKEAVRFIREQAPHVKTEASGNVSLDTVREMAESGVDVISVGRLTYSFHNLDISLDLNAKKDR; encoded by the coding sequence ATGACATCTAACAGCGAGCTTTATGGAGAGTTTAGCGGATATCAGGAAGAACTGACGGCACAAATTCGCAGCTGGCTGCGAGAAGATACAGGTTCTGGCGATGTGACCACACGTTGGACGATTGAGCCGGGTCACCAATCCAAGGCTGTCATTCATGCCAAAGAGAGCGGCGTGATTGCGGGTTTACCTGTGGCTGAACTTGTATTTCGAGTAGTGGACCCTTCCTTGTCGTTCACTCCGTTGGTGACCGATGGCCAATGGATTGAAAAGGGGAGCGTTTTGGCAGAAGTGAATGGGAGTACTCATGCGATTTTGACCGGGGAGCGATTGGCATTAAATTTACTTCAGCGGATGTCCGGTATTGCAACGCGGACGCGGACTTTTATAGATCAACTGCATGGACTTTCCACGCGCTTGGTGGACACACGTAAAACAACGCCAGGACATCGACTGTTAGAGAAGTATGCTGTGCGTGTAGGTGGCGGTTCGAATCATCGCTTTGGTCTGTACGATGCGGTTATGATTAAGGATAATCATATTAAGGGCGCGGGTGGGATTGCACAGGCGGTCAGCCGAGCGCGCGCGCATATACCGCATACAATGACGATCGAAGTAGAGACGGAAAACATGACGCAAGTCCGGGAAGCTCTGGAGGCTGGGGCGGATATTATTATGCTGGATAACATGTCCGTCCCAGATATGAAGGAAGCCGTTCGCTTCATTCGTGAACAGGCCCCACACGTCAAAACAGAAGCCTCAGGCAATGTATCGTTGGATACAGTGCGTGAGATGGCTGAGAGCGGCGTAGATGTGATTTCTGTAGGCAGGCTGACATACTCTTTTCATAACCTGGATATCAGCCTTGACCTTAACGCTAAGAAAGATAGGTGA